One Cryptomeria japonica chromosome 9, Sugi_1.0, whole genome shotgun sequence genomic window carries:
- the LOC131040868 gene encoding FRIGIDA-like protein 3, whose product MSVVDSISAAMGEVSAKRELLQKAYLELESHTSALVNFKTQWKELQDHFDTLEELMNKRSQELGIKIEEPKVAKSQAAVKGSSPAEAKKGADKITDKATDVKPRAEFKNLCEKMDAEGLLKFLVEKKKDLAALRNEAPGALKAAPKTAMLVLKALEGFFNQEQKSDKEHTLFLQRRRAGILLLETLPSVVKAEAMPAEAKKTARKLAGEWKAKIIKPADASYLEAHAYLQLLISYGLASEFRNDANLVDLIVVVARRNQAPEVCRNLGLQDKMTDIVEKLISSGKQIEAVNFVHTFGLTEKYPLVPLLRAYLKDAKKLSQDTAKNGKNSINAQNEGASKEIAAVKAVIKCIQEHKLESQMSPENLQKRMAHLEKAKADRKRSAAEAVKSQTKRPRVSNSGSAAASAAERIPTVYTSSITDDRSLLRPGMTSYSLPTPGAYDRPSQSILGSSPYGIGSRGALPLSRPYLLSSDNLHSSLYGAGSFGAPSNYGSFSLGAGLPSSSASYPSSYLR is encoded by the exons ATGTCGGTTGTAGATTCGATTTCGGCAGCCATGGGTGAAGTAAGCGCAAAGAGAGAGCTCCTGCAGAAGGCCTACCTGGAACTAGAATCTCACACTTCAGCCCTCGTGAACTTCAAAACGCAGTGGAAGGAGCTTCAAGATCACTTCGACACTTTAGAAGAGCTCATGAACAAGCGTTCCCAAGAGCTCGGCATAAAAATAGAAGAACCGAAAGTTGCAAAATCGCAAGCAGCTGTCAAGGGTTCGAGTCCGGCTGAGGCTAAAAAAGGTGCGGACAAAATCACGGATAAGGCAACGGATGTGAAGCCGCGTGCCGAGTTCAAAAACCTGTGCGAGAAGATGGACGCGGAGGGCTTGCTGAAGTTTCTGGTGGAAAAGAAGAAAGACCTCGCGGCGCTGCGCAACGAGGCACCGGGGGCTCTCAAGGCAGCTCCCAAGACGGCGATGCTCGTGCTGAAGGCTCTCGAAGGGTTTTTTAACCAAGAGCAAAAGTCGGACAAGGAGCATACCTTATTTTTGCAGCGAAGGCGGGCTGGTATCTTGCTTCTCGAGACGTTGCCGTCGGTTGTGAAGGCGGAGGCTATGCCAGCTGAAGCTAAGAAGACGGCGAGGAAGCTTGCTGGAGAGTGGAAGGCAAAGATTATTAAGCCCGCGGATGCCAGCTATCTGGAGGCGCATGCATATCTGCAACTGTTGATTTCCTATGGGCTTGCGAGCGAATTCAGAAATGATGCTAACTTAGTGGATCTTATCGTTGTCGTTGCAAGGCGAAATCAGGCGCCCGAAGTTTGCCGTAATCTTGGACTACAGGATAAAATGacag ATATTGTGGAAAAATTGATCAGTAGTGGGAAGCAAATTGAGGCTGTAAACTTTGTCCATACATTTGGACTTACTGAAAAATATCCACTTGTGCCTTTGTTGAGGGCATATCTGAAGGATGCAAAGAAATTGTCACAGGATACAGCAAAAAATGGAAAGAATTCTATTAATGCGCAG AATGAAGGAGCCTCAAAAGAAATTGCAGCTGTGAAAGCTGTAATTAAGTGCATTCAAGAACACAAACTTGAGTCGCAGATGTCTCCAGAAAATCTTCAAAAGCGTATGGCTCACTTAGAGAAAGCCAAGGCTGACAGAAAAAGATCTGCTGCAGAAGCTGTTAAGTCTCAGACTAAACGGCCTCGTGTAAGTAATAGTGGTAGTGCTGCAGCATCTGCTGCTGAAAGGATTCCCACTGTATATACCTCTTCTATTACTGATGACAGGAGCCTCCTACGCCCTGGTATGACAAGTTATAGTTTACCTACCCCAGGTGCTTATGACAGGCCAAGTCAAAGCATCTTAGGATCATCACCCTATGGAATTGGAAGCAGGGGTGCACTTCCTCTTTCAAGGCCTTATTTGTTATCATCAGACAATCTGCATTCCTCATTGTATGGGGCTGGGTCTTTTGGAGCACCTAGCAATTATGGCAGTTTTAGCCTTGGTGCTGGTCTGCCGTCATCCAGTGCATCTTATCCATCTTCATATTTGCGTTAA